CTTGGAGTCGAGGGCGAAGCTCGTGGCCACGAGGTCCCCAACGCAGCGCGAGACCATCGCCGCGCTCCACCGCGCCGCGCGCAAGCGGGTTCGCTCGGCGCGCGAGCTCATGGGTGCTTCTAGCGACGCCGCCGCCTTCGGGCTCTACCGCGACGCGGCCACGATGTTCATCGGAGCCATGTTGCTCTCGAAGGATGCGACCTTCGACGTGAGCGCCCTGACGGGGACGCGCGCCTGGTACGAGCTCGAGAGCCGTGCCGACGACTTGCCGCTCGCGCCGCCTCCACCAGAGCTCGACGCCGTGCGCGACGCCATGAGGAGTGCAAACCTCCTCGTCGTCGATGATCTGGAGCCGGCCCAGCTCGCGGCCCTGCGCGTCGGCGCCGAGCGCGTCATCTTCTGGCTCGACCGCCAAGTGGAGCCCCGCTCGGTGCGGCAGCTCAAGTGGGCGCGCGCGCTTCGCGTCGCCATGTTGTTCGGCACCCTCGTGGGCGTCATCGTGGCGAGCGTCCTTCTAGTACGGCGGCCGCGGAACATCGCTCTCCGTAAGCCCGTCATCGTCAGCAGTCGCTTCCCCGACACAACGGCCCCCTCGGCGCTCGTCGACGGCGAACGCAACGGCCGCTACGGCGTGCACACGAAGAGCGAAGACGCGCCGAGCGTCACCATCGATCTTCTAGGCACCTATGACATCGAGGAGATTCGCGTCTTC
This region of Myxococcales bacterium genomic DNA includes:
- a CDS encoding discoidin domain-containing protein is translated as MATRSPTQRETIAALHRAARKRVRSARELMGASSDAAAFGLYRDAATMFIGAMLLSKDATFDVSALTGTRAWYELESRADDLPLAPPPPELDAVRDAMRSANLLVVDDLEPAQLAALRVGAERVIFWLDRQVEPRSVRQLKWARALRVAMLFGTLVGVIVASVLLVRRPRNIALRKPVIVSSRFPDTTAPSALVDGERNGRYGVHTKSEDAPSVTIDLLGTYDIEEIRVFNRTDGWYDESLPLVLELGDEQGVYTRLARKADHFDVSTPWKVTSKGKKARTVRIRSDRRTHLCLGEVEVYGRK